One Amycolatopsis sp. NBC_00355 genomic window carries:
- a CDS encoding SDR family oxidoreductase, with translation MSELLRDKVVVVSGIGPGLGRSIAVRSAMAGADVVLAARTESRLTEVAKEVTDLGRRAVAIRTDIDDADSAANLVSEAVEAFGRVDAVVHNAFAVPPLTDLATVDFDAVRAGFETAAISVLRLTRLFLPALKESKGSLVMINSAVLRHSRRTFGAYKMAKSSLLSLSQSLASELGPDGIRVNTVAPGYIWAPNLKWYFNYLAKERGITSEEVYAETASTIDLRKLPEPDEIADAVVFLASPMARAITGQCLDVNGGEYHH, from the coding sequence ATGTCGGAGTTGTTGCGGGACAAGGTGGTCGTCGTCTCGGGGATCGGCCCGGGGCTCGGCCGGTCGATCGCCGTGCGCAGTGCCATGGCCGGCGCGGACGTCGTGCTCGCCGCGCGCACCGAGTCGCGGCTCACCGAAGTCGCGAAGGAGGTCACCGACCTCGGACGCCGCGCCGTCGCGATCCGGACCGACATCGACGACGCCGACTCCGCGGCGAACCTGGTGAGCGAGGCCGTCGAGGCGTTCGGCCGGGTGGACGCGGTGGTGCACAACGCCTTCGCCGTCCCGCCGCTGACCGATCTGGCCACTGTGGACTTCGACGCCGTCCGCGCGGGTTTCGAGACCGCGGCGATCTCCGTGCTGCGGCTGACCCGGCTGTTCCTGCCCGCGCTCAAGGAGAGCAAGGGCTCGCTGGTGATGATCAACTCGGCCGTGCTGCGGCACTCGCGGCGGACGTTCGGCGCGTACAAGATGGCGAAGTCGTCGCTGCTGTCGCTGTCGCAGAGCCTCGCGAGCGAGCTCGGGCCGGACGGCATCCGCGTCAACACGGTCGCGCCCGGGTACATCTGGGCGCCGAACCTCAAGTGGTACTTCAACTACCTGGCCAAGGAACGCGGCATCACGTCGGAGGAGGTCTACGCCGAGACGGCGTCGACGATCGACCTGCGCAAGCTGCCGGAACCCGACGAGATCGCTGACGCCGTTGTCTTCCTCGCCTCGCCGATGGCGCGCGCGATCACCGGGCAGTGCCTCGACGTCAACGGCGGCGAGTACCACCACTAG
- a CDS encoding sulfotransferase family protein, producing the protein MLPGRADLGAFDDLHASASKLTGLDDFGGDEYVEGLRVLLESFEADEDLTPFGNKMHRAMLRGALVARLLSEVGWKQHPAYVDVPVERPIFVTGLPRTGTTALHRLLVEDPAHQGLEVWLAEVPQPRPPRATWAENPVFQGIQAGYERHHVEHPEFMGVHHMSADQVEECWQLLRQSMRSVSFECLAHLPRYSRWLAKQDWTDAYARHRRNLQLIGLPDADKRWVLKNPSHLFALDALMAAYPDALVIQTHRAPRTIMGSMCSLAEKAADGWSSKFRGEVIGRSQLDLWARGADEFHAARSRYDAAQFYDVAYEDFVADPIGTVSTVYDHFGLPLTPSARSAMTSVHEASRTGAAKPVHQYSLADFGLTAEEVDERFEDYSRTYGS; encoded by the coding sequence ATGCTCCCCGGCCGGGCCGACCTGGGCGCGTTCGACGACCTGCACGCCTCGGCGTCGAAGCTCACCGGGCTCGACGACTTCGGCGGCGACGAGTACGTCGAGGGCCTGCGTGTGCTGCTGGAGTCGTTCGAGGCCGACGAGGACCTGACGCCGTTCGGGAACAAGATGCACCGCGCGATGCTGCGCGGCGCTTTGGTGGCTCGATTGCTCAGCGAGGTGGGCTGGAAGCAGCACCCGGCTTACGTGGACGTCCCAGTGGAGCGGCCGATCTTCGTCACCGGCCTGCCCCGCACCGGCACGACGGCGTTGCACCGGCTGCTCGTCGAGGACCCCGCGCACCAGGGTCTCGAGGTGTGGCTCGCCGAGGTCCCGCAGCCGCGGCCGCCGCGCGCGACGTGGGCGGAGAACCCGGTGTTCCAGGGGATCCAGGCCGGCTACGAGCGTCACCACGTCGAGCACCCGGAGTTCATGGGGGTGCACCACATGTCCGCCGATCAGGTGGAGGAGTGCTGGCAGCTGCTGCGGCAGTCGATGCGGTCGGTGTCGTTCGAGTGCCTCGCGCACCTGCCGCGTTACTCGCGCTGGCTGGCGAAGCAGGACTGGACGGACGCCTACGCCCGGCACCGCCGCAACCTGCAGCTGATCGGGCTGCCGGACGCCGATAAGCGGTGGGTGCTCAAGAACCCGAGTCACCTGTTCGCGCTGGACGCCCTGATGGCGGCGTACCCGGACGCGCTGGTGATCCAGACCCACCGGGCGCCGCGCACGATCATGGGCTCGATGTGCAGCCTGGCCGAGAAGGCCGCGGACGGCTGGTCGTCGAAGTTCCGCGGCGAGGTGATCGGCCGTTCGCAGCTGGATCTGTGGGCCCGCGGCGCGGACGAGTTCCACGCGGCGCGGTCTCGGTACGACGCGGCTCAGTTCTACGACGTGGCGTATGAGGACTTCGTCGCGGACCCGATCGGGACGGTGTCCACTGTGTACGACCACTTCGGACTGCCGCTGACTCCTTCGGCGCGTTCCGCGATGACGTCGGTGCACGAGGCGAGCCGCACGGGCGCGGCGAAGCCGGTGCACCAGTACAGCCTGGCGGACTTCGGCCTGACGGCGGAAGAGGTCGACGAGCGTTTCGAGGATTACTCGCGTACCTACGGCTCGTGA
- a CDS encoding GGDEF domain-containing protein, producing the protein MKSPRAVRFAFQPLYSLLTGGVVAHEALARPGHGTVAELLTQARRDGRLAEVDLGLAIAAVRQDETSLPLHLNLSARTLGAPPAMFDDLLAELGDAGRRTRDVVLEIGPPFSPLPAERALSGMRALTDLGFRLALDGLGRGDLPLSLLIDAPVDLVKLDRTVLRGLPDDPASVAVAEAVLHYTTRTGTRLVATGLETDAQLDAVRGLGIRIAQGNLLAPPTAAGPAPALLSRAPAVAAPGPAQCVGDFLRPATTLPETATCDEVREVLAAADAPSGVIGVDELNRPRWSVDRTRFLVAVTGPYGHALHAKRPAARLADSPHTIEARAGAMEFLELVTDADWGRTGDDVVVVDDVGRCLGVVLVTEVVRGVAEAKVEAAAALNPLTRLPGSDTVARDVARRITIGEAFVAAWLDIDAFKTVNDTAGFAAGDDLIRELGAALTAQAGGLRRMRVSHVGGDDFLVVCDVDEIATVAGALLDRHWSADGLPVTVSLATLVCGSGSIRSYQEVSRLLAPLKKRAKSVPGSSWVLSRPGAERVEVLRGIGTRGLQAAAG; encoded by the coding sequence GTGAAGTCGCCACGCGCGGTCCGCTTCGCTTTCCAGCCGCTGTACAGCCTCCTCACGGGAGGCGTCGTGGCTCACGAAGCGCTGGCCAGGCCGGGCCACGGGACCGTCGCGGAGTTGCTGACGCAGGCCCGTCGCGACGGCCGGCTCGCCGAGGTGGACCTCGGCCTCGCGATCGCCGCCGTCCGGCAGGACGAGACGTCGCTCCCGCTGCACCTCAACCTCTCCGCCCGCACCCTCGGCGCGCCACCGGCGATGTTCGACGACCTCCTGGCCGAACTCGGCGACGCCGGGCGTCGCACCCGTGACGTCGTCCTCGAGATCGGCCCGCCGTTCTCGCCGCTGCCGGCCGAGCGCGCGCTGAGCGGCATGCGGGCGCTCACCGACCTCGGCTTCCGGCTCGCGCTCGACGGCCTCGGCCGCGGCGACCTGCCGCTGAGCCTGCTGATCGACGCGCCGGTCGACCTGGTCAAGCTGGACCGCACGGTGCTGCGCGGGCTGCCGGACGACCCGGCGTCGGTCGCCGTCGCCGAGGCGGTGCTGCACTACACCACCCGCACCGGCACCCGCCTGGTCGCGACCGGCCTGGAGACCGACGCCCAGCTCGACGCGGTCCGCGGGCTCGGCATCCGGATCGCCCAGGGCAACCTGCTGGCCCCGCCGACCGCCGCCGGCCCCGCACCGGCGCTGCTCTCCCGCGCGCCCGCCGTCGCCGCCCCGGGCCCGGCCCAGTGCGTCGGCGACTTCCTGCGGCCGGCCACGACGCTGCCGGAAACCGCGACGTGCGACGAGGTCCGCGAGGTGCTCGCGGCCGCGGACGCGCCGTCGGGCGTCATCGGCGTCGACGAGCTGAACCGGCCCCGCTGGTCGGTCGACCGGACACGGTTCCTGGTCGCCGTCACCGGGCCGTACGGCCACGCGCTGCACGCGAAGCGCCCGGCCGCGCGGCTGGCCGACAGCCCGCACACGATCGAAGCGCGCGCCGGGGCGATGGAGTTCCTCGAACTGGTCACCGACGCCGACTGGGGCCGCACCGGCGACGACGTCGTCGTGGTCGACGACGTCGGCCGCTGCCTCGGCGTCGTCCTGGTGACCGAGGTGGTCCGCGGCGTGGCCGAGGCGAAGGTCGAGGCCGCGGCGGCACTGAACCCGCTGACCCGGCTGCCGGGCAGCGACACGGTGGCCCGCGACGTCGCCCGCCGCATCACCATCGGCGAAGCGTTCGTGGCCGCGTGGCTGGACATCGACGCGTTCAAGACGGTCAACGACACGGCGGGTTTCGCCGCGGGCGACGACCTGATCCGCGAACTGGGCGCGGCGCTCACCGCACAGGCGGGCGGCCTCCGTCGAATGCGGGTCAGCCACGTCGGCGGCGACGACTTCCTGGTGGTCTGCGACGTCGACGAGATCGCCACGGTGGCGGGAGCACTGCTGGACCGCCACTGGTCGGCGGACGGCCTCCCGGTGACGGTCTCGCTGGCGACACTGGTCTGCGGAAGCGGCTCGATCCGGTCGTACCAGGAGGTTTCCCGACTGCTGGCGCCGCTGAAGAAGCGCGCGAAGTCGGTGCCCGGGTCAAGCTGGGTGCTGAGCCGCCCGGGCGCGGAGCGCGTGGAAGTGCTGCGCGGCATCGGGACCCGAGGCCTGCAGGCCGCCGCCGGTTAG
- a CDS encoding ArsR/SmtB family transcription factor, with protein sequence MHAFDVLGDPVRRRILELLADGERAAGAVTEVIRAEFGISQPAVSQHLKVLRDNGFALVRQEGTRRLYAVGHEPLRDVDVWLDRFRRYWTPHLDALATEIARGKRARRLAEPEGDSP encoded by the coding sequence GTGCACGCGTTCGACGTCCTCGGCGACCCGGTCCGCCGCCGCATCCTCGAGCTGCTGGCCGACGGCGAACGGGCCGCCGGCGCGGTGACCGAGGTGATCCGGGCCGAGTTCGGCATCTCGCAGCCCGCGGTGTCCCAGCACCTGAAAGTGCTGCGGGACAACGGCTTCGCGCTCGTCCGCCAGGAAGGGACGCGCCGGCTGTACGCGGTCGGGCACGAACCCCTGCGCGACGTCGACGTCTGGCTCGACCGGTTCCGCCGGTACTGGACCCCGCACCTCGACGCGCTGGCCACCGAAATCGCCCGCGGCAAGCGCGCCCGGCGCCTCGCCGAACCAGAAGGAGACTCTCCGTGA
- a CDS encoding SRPBCC family protein, translating to MIDSSHQISAVRRTLGDRVIDAKDARVLTISQVYDTDVDDLWDACTNAERIPRWFLPVTGELKLGGHYQLEGNAGGTVERCEPPHSFAATWEFGDTVSWIEVRLTPEGTGTRFELEHVAHVDDRWDEFGPGAVGVGWDGMLVGLVLHLAEPGTAVDPEAAMAWMMSPSGVEFMTASSEAWYEADVAAGADPVNARAAADRTLAAYTTPPEA from the coding sequence GTGATCGACTCCAGCCACCAGATCAGCGCCGTCCGCCGGACGCTCGGCGACCGGGTGATCGACGCGAAGGACGCCCGCGTCCTGACCATCAGCCAGGTCTACGACACCGACGTCGACGACCTGTGGGACGCCTGCACGAACGCCGAGCGCATCCCGCGCTGGTTCCTGCCGGTCACCGGCGAGCTGAAGCTCGGCGGCCACTACCAGCTGGAGGGCAACGCGGGCGGCACGGTCGAGCGCTGCGAGCCGCCGCACAGCTTCGCCGCGACGTGGGAGTTCGGCGACACCGTCAGCTGGATCGAGGTGCGGCTGACGCCGGAGGGCACGGGCACCCGGTTCGAGCTGGAGCACGTCGCGCACGTCGACGACCGCTGGGACGAGTTCGGCCCGGGCGCGGTCGGCGTCGGCTGGGACGGGATGCTGGTCGGCCTGGTCCTGCACCTGGCCGAGCCCGGCACGGCCGTCGACCCGGAAGCGGCGATGGCCTGGATGATGTCGCCGTCGGGCGTCGAGTTCATGACGGCGTCGAGCGAGGCCTGGTACGAAGCCGACGTCGCGGCGGGCGCGGACCCGGTCAACGCGCGTGCGGCGGCCGACCGCACCCTGGCGGCGTACACGACCCCGCCGGAGGCCTGA
- a CDS encoding PASTA domain-containing protein has product MISPIRVTAAAVAVVLGAGIAACGAGPTSGPGASTTSTSTAAAPATTRAASIKVPDVSGMNHQDAQNAMQKAGLYNLREVDGTGQGRALLVDRNWVQTGQDPAPGTEVQPDAVITLTAVKTTER; this is encoded by the coding sequence ATGATCAGTCCGATTCGCGTCACCGCCGCCGCCGTCGCCGTGGTGCTGGGCGCCGGGATCGCCGCCTGTGGCGCCGGCCCCACGAGTGGCCCCGGGGCGAGCACCACCTCCACGTCCACTGCCGCCGCGCCCGCCACCACCCGCGCCGCGTCGATCAAGGTCCCGGACGTCTCCGGCATGAACCACCAGGACGCCCAGAACGCGATGCAGAAGGCCGGCCTCTACAACCTGCGCGAGGTCGACGGCACCGGCCAGGGCCGCGCGCTGCTGGTCGACCGCAACTGGGTCCAGACCGGCCAGGACCCGGCGCCGGGCACCGAAGTCCAGCCCGACGCGGTGATCACCCTGACCGCGGTCAAGACCACCGAACGCTGA
- a CDS encoding deoxyguanosinetriphosphate triphosphohydrolase family protein — protein MDHGTETDPRAARRDPVANAGGFTDLASSPFRIDRDRIAASPFFARLGGVTQVVSAGGAGLLHNRLTHSLKVAQVARAIAERITTGPEADLAAKLGGCDPDVAEAAALAHDLGHPPFGHLGEQTLDRIARHRFGLADGFEGNAQSFRIITTTDVRGPSAIGLDLTTAVRAAVLKYPWLRLHHPAPHPSEMAVPPRGAAEPDDHPGTGAAKFSAYATELDDFEQARAAFAGRVESWQQTVEASVMDTADDIAYAIHDLQDFHRIGVLQHAPVAAELGEWLLHAEELAGLDDETLYAELRRPGRSLERLRRRMHAKDAWIVDDDAFAAAVARVRAELVDGLLAGAFDGSIEAEQATAAFSANWTARLVDGVFVVASPSTRAGHVTLATAQWHEVQVLKFVHRRFVLLRPDLALHQRGQAGVVASLVDALDAWLLDRDEVSRLPRRLHDLVELARAEYSDLARTAPELLVGATGEPVSGTDAVRNLARGRAVVDFVASLTDKQAVTLLDALSGRSAQPWSDSFVL, from the coding sequence ATGGATCACGGCACCGAAACGGACCCCCGCGCGGCTCGACGGGACCCGGTGGCCAACGCCGGCGGGTTCACCGACCTGGCGAGCAGCCCGTTCCGGATCGACCGCGACCGGATCGCCGCGTCGCCGTTCTTCGCGCGGCTCGGCGGCGTGACGCAGGTGGTCAGCGCCGGCGGGGCCGGGCTGCTGCACAACCGGCTCACCCACAGCCTGAAGGTCGCGCAGGTCGCGCGCGCCATCGCCGAGCGGATCACCACCGGGCCCGAAGCCGATCTGGCCGCGAAGCTGGGCGGCTGCGACCCGGACGTCGCCGAGGCCGCCGCGCTCGCGCACGACCTCGGGCACCCGCCGTTCGGGCACCTCGGCGAGCAGACCCTCGACCGCATCGCGCGGCACCGCTTCGGCCTCGCCGACGGCTTCGAAGGCAACGCGCAGTCGTTCCGCATCATCACCACGACCGACGTCCGCGGGCCGTCGGCGATCGGGCTGGACCTCACCACCGCCGTGCGCGCCGCGGTCCTCAAGTACCCGTGGCTGCGACTGCACCACCCCGCGCCGCACCCGTCGGAGATGGCCGTCCCGCCGCGCGGCGCCGCCGAGCCGGACGACCACCCGGGCACCGGCGCGGCCAAGTTCTCCGCCTACGCCACCGAGCTCGACGACTTCGAGCAGGCGCGCGCGGCCTTCGCCGGGCGGGTCGAGAGCTGGCAGCAGACCGTCGAGGCGTCCGTGATGGACACCGCCGACGACATCGCCTACGCCATCCACGACCTGCAGGACTTCCACCGCATCGGCGTCCTGCAGCACGCGCCGGTCGCCGCGGAGCTGGGGGAGTGGCTCCTGCACGCCGAGGAGCTGGCCGGGCTCGACGACGAGACGCTGTACGCGGAACTGCGCCGCCCGGGCCGGTCCCTGGAACGCCTGCGCCGCCGCATGCACGCCAAGGACGCGTGGATCGTCGACGACGACGCCTTCGCCGCGGCGGTCGCGCGGGTGCGCGCGGAACTCGTCGACGGGCTGCTGGCCGGCGCCTTCGACGGCTCGATCGAGGCCGAACAGGCGACGGCGGCGTTCTCCGCCAATTGGACCGCCCGCCTGGTCGACGGCGTGTTCGTGGTCGCGTCGCCGTCCACCCGAGCAGGCCACGTGACGCTGGCGACGGCCCAGTGGCACGAGGTCCAGGTGCTGAAGTTCGTGCACCGCCGATTCGTGCTGCTGCGCCCGGACCTCGCGCTGCACCAGCGCGGCCAGGCCGGCGTGGTCGCGAGCCTGGTCGACGCGCTCGACGCGTGGCTGCTGGACCGCGACGAGGTCTCCCGCCTCCCGCGCCGGCTGCACGACCTGGTCGAGCTGGCCCGCGCCGAGTACTCGGACCTGGCCCGCACGGCGCCGGAACTGCTGGTCGGCGCGACGGGGGAGCCGGTGTCCGGTACGGACGCGGTGCGCAACCTGGCGAGGGGGCGAGCAGTGGTGGACTTCGTGGCGTCGTTGACGGACAAGCAGGCGGTGACCCTTTTGGACGCTTTGTCCGGGCGGTCGGCGCAGCCGTGGTCGGATTCGTTCGTCCTGTGA
- a CDS encoding S8 family serine peptidase — MLTAGAAALLAALGLVSPPAAGAATASTPDTFSATAQQQIAALQAVKAGKTAAESKVDSKLLVAEKGVGKQLNALQSEAAVSKTGTVLVDIRATKVSPDLISGLTKAGAGIRAVSDRYGSIRAEVPLAAVSAIAARGDVKRVEQADGAMTARELATPATTPGKAAETKQQKAARISGELQKALTSKTQQRSAAAAATLTSQGDRAHNADIARQQFGVTGVGVKACALSDGIDSLATSQAKGELPPNVDVIAGQEGDGDEGTAMLEIIHDLAPNAALGFASAFNSDASFADNIRKLRFESHCDVIVDDVIYFKESPFQDWIIAQAVNDVTADGALYFSSAGNEGNVLDGTAGHWEGDFVDSGKSVGKFAGVAHNFAGAAGNQIYEPVSDASSAGVPVTLHWSDPLGASSNDYDLYLLNSAGAVVDFSQDVQDGTQDPFEILQTPAFGGTGLRLAVVKFSGAGRYLSLSALRGRFKDSADGLKAYNTPGVTVGHSAARDAFSVAATPAAAAFGRPLEPGDPANPAGPFPGSFSSTSKAERFSSDGPRRVFYEADGTPITPGNVSSTGGEVRNKPEITAADGVQTSVTGFNPFFGTSAAAPHAGAIAALVLSGNPGLPPSEVREALINTAVDIETPGRDNVTGSGVILADKVLAYTGASPQPLAVAKQPTVTPADGGSSLDPGDTAKVTLPVTNDGDGAAVSTSVVLTSPTPGVTVAPRSKSYGTISPGQTGVNDFTITVPASQQLGVPVVLNAKVTFAGAHSPTTSTFSLPVGTPSPVAQDFAYTGAPVAIPDNSPVGASVTIPVTGVGRAAKVSFSVDGTTCSTDPLSTAVGLNHSYVGDLVGSLTSPSGAKATVFQRNGGSGKNLCKVVFADDAAVAFSTVTSANAPFTGSYKPTNALGGLAGAVVDGTWTFGVVDAAGGDVGSIRSVALHINGFVQPAAAGRPSNVHSVTNNGPVHPQ, encoded by the coding sequence GTGCTCACGGCCGGGGCGGCGGCGTTGCTCGCCGCGCTCGGCCTGGTGTCGCCGCCCGCCGCGGGCGCCGCCACCGCGTCCACTCCGGACACGTTCAGCGCCACCGCGCAGCAGCAGATCGCCGCCCTGCAGGCCGTCAAGGCCGGGAAGACCGCGGCTGAGTCCAAAGTAGACAGCAAGCTGCTCGTCGCCGAGAAGGGCGTGGGCAAGCAGCTGAACGCACTGCAGTCCGAGGCCGCCGTCTCGAAGACCGGGACGGTGCTGGTCGACATCCGCGCGACCAAGGTCTCGCCGGACCTGATTTCCGGGCTCACCAAGGCCGGGGCGGGCATCCGCGCGGTGTCCGACCGATACGGCAGCATCCGGGCCGAGGTGCCGCTGGCCGCCGTCAGCGCGATCGCCGCCCGCGGCGACGTCAAGCGCGTCGAGCAGGCCGACGGCGCGATGACCGCCCGCGAACTGGCCACCCCCGCGACGACGCCGGGCAAGGCCGCCGAGACCAAGCAGCAGAAGGCCGCCCGCATCTCGGGCGAGCTGCAGAAGGCCCTCACGAGCAAGACCCAGCAGCGCAGCGCCGCCGCGGCCGCCACGCTGACCAGCCAGGGCGACCGCGCCCACAACGCCGACATCGCCCGCCAGCAGTTCGGCGTCACCGGCGTCGGCGTCAAGGCGTGCGCCCTGTCGGACGGCATCGACTCCCTGGCCACTTCGCAGGCCAAGGGTGAGCTGCCGCCGAACGTCGACGTCATCGCCGGGCAGGAGGGCGACGGCGACGAGGGCACCGCGATGCTCGAGATCATCCACGACCTCGCGCCCAACGCCGCGCTCGGCTTCGCGTCGGCGTTCAACTCCGACGCCAGCTTCGCGGACAACATCCGCAAGCTCCGCTTCGAGTCGCACTGCGACGTCATCGTCGACGACGTCATCTACTTCAAGGAATCCCCGTTCCAGGACTGGATCATCGCCCAGGCCGTGAACGACGTGACCGCTGACGGCGCGCTGTACTTCTCCTCGGCGGGCAACGAGGGCAACGTCCTCGACGGCACCGCCGGGCACTGGGAAGGCGACTTCGTCGACTCCGGCAAGTCGGTCGGCAAGTTCGCCGGTGTCGCGCACAACTTCGCCGGCGCGGCGGGCAACCAGATCTACGAGCCCGTCTCGGACGCGTCCTCGGCCGGCGTGCCGGTGACGCTGCACTGGTCGGACCCGCTCGGCGCGTCGTCGAACGACTACGACCTCTACCTGCTGAACTCGGCGGGCGCGGTCGTGGACTTCAGCCAGGACGTCCAGGACGGCACCCAGGACCCGTTCGAGATCCTGCAGACGCCGGCGTTCGGCGGCACGGGCCTGCGTCTGGCCGTCGTGAAGTTCTCCGGTGCGGGCCGCTACCTGTCGCTGTCCGCGCTGCGCGGACGGTTCAAGGACTCCGCGGACGGCCTCAAGGCCTACAACACCCCGGGCGTGACGGTCGGCCACTCGGCCGCGCGCGACGCCTTCAGCGTGGCCGCCACCCCGGCGGCCGCGGCGTTCGGCCGGCCTCTCGAGCCGGGCGACCCGGCCAACCCGGCCGGCCCGTTCCCGGGCTCGTTCAGCAGCACCTCCAAGGCCGAGCGGTTCAGCTCCGACGGCCCGCGGCGCGTGTTCTACGAGGCCGACGGCACCCCGATCACCCCGGGCAACGTCTCCTCGACCGGTGGTGAGGTCCGGAACAAGCCGGAGATCACCGCGGCCGACGGCGTGCAGACCAGCGTGACCGGCTTCAACCCGTTCTTCGGCACGTCGGCCGCCGCGCCGCACGCCGGGGCCATCGCGGCGCTGGTGCTCTCGGGCAACCCCGGCCTGCCGCCGTCGGAGGTCCGCGAGGCGCTGATCAACACCGCCGTCGACATCGAGACCCCGGGCCGCGACAACGTGACCGGCTCGGGCGTCATCCTCGCCGACAAGGTGCTCGCCTACACCGGGGCCAGCCCGCAGCCGCTCGCCGTGGCCAAGCAGCCGACGGTCACCCCGGCCGACGGCGGCTCCTCGCTCGACCCGGGCGACACCGCCAAGGTGACCCTGCCGGTGACCAACGACGGTGACGGCGCCGCCGTCTCCACCAGCGTCGTGCTCACCAGCCCGACCCCGGGCGTGACCGTCGCGCCGCGCTCGAAGTCCTACGGCACCATCAGCCCGGGACAGACCGGCGTCAACGACTTCACCATCACCGTCCCGGCGAGCCAGCAGCTCGGCGTGCCCGTGGTGCTGAACGCCAAGGTCACCTTCGCCGGTGCGCACTCGCCGACGACGTCGACGTTCTCGCTCCCGGTCGGCACCCCGTCGCCGGTCGCGCAGGACTTCGCCTACACCGGCGCGCCGGTGGCGATCCCGGACAACAGCCCGGTCGGCGCTTCGGTGACCATCCCGGTCACCGGGGTCGGCCGCGCGGCGAAGGTGTCGTTCTCGGTGGACGGCACCACCTGCAGCACCGACCCGCTCTCGACGGCGGTCGGCCTGAACCACTCCTACGTCGGTGACCTGGTCGGCTCGCTGACCTCGCCGTCCGGGGCCAAGGCCACGGTGTTCCAGCGCAACGGCGGTTCGGGCAAGAACCTGTGCAAGGTCGTGTTCGCCGACGACGCGGCGGTCGCGTTCAGCACGGTGACCTCGGCCAACGCGCCGTTCACCGGCTCGTACAAGCCGACCAACGCCCTCGGCGGCCTGGCCGGGGCCGTCGTCGACGGCACCTGGACGTTCGGGGTGGTCGACGCGGCCGGCGGCGACGTCGGCTCGATCCGCTCGGTCGCCCTGCACATCAACGGGTTCGTGCAGCCCGCGGCGGCCGGCCGGCCGTCGAACGTGCACAGCGTGACGAACAACGGGCCGGTGCACCCGCAGTAG
- a CDS encoding acVLRF1 family peptidyl-tRNA hydrolase yields MAKAREVAGGGRAVTVPPDRLAGWFARFAQRHDGVVTTEATPAEVRVVAGDGTTAIATVPFGLLDAPSVEGLVAHALVPRRIALLLVRLGSHSAGVSFDGRIEVSRTGRHLVHGRSAAGGWSQQRFARRREGQARHALQAAAQDAVEVLLPRLSEVDAVVLGGDRRALDELREDRRLAPLFARAEPRVLELGEPRRSVLEEAAARALEVEITLRDG; encoded by the coding sequence ATGGCGAAGGCACGGGAAGTCGCGGGCGGGGGCCGCGCGGTGACGGTCCCGCCGGACCGGCTGGCCGGCTGGTTCGCCCGGTTCGCGCAGCGGCACGACGGCGTCGTGACGACCGAAGCCACGCCCGCCGAGGTCCGGGTGGTCGCGGGCGACGGCACCACGGCGATCGCGACCGTCCCTTTCGGACTCCTCGACGCGCCGTCGGTCGAAGGCCTCGTCGCGCACGCGCTGGTGCCGCGGCGGATCGCGCTCCTGCTGGTGCGGCTCGGCAGTCACAGCGCCGGCGTTTCCTTCGACGGCCGGATCGAGGTCTCCCGCACCGGCCGCCACCTCGTCCACGGCCGGTCCGCGGCCGGCGGCTGGTCGCAGCAGCGCTTCGCCCGGCGTCGCGAAGGCCAGGCCCGCCACGCGTTGCAGGCGGCCGCGCAGGACGCGGTCGAGGTGCTCCTCCCGCGACTGTCCGAAGTGGACGCCGTCGTGCTCGGCGGCGACCGGCGCGCCCTCGACGAGCTGCGCGAGGACCGCCGGCTGGCGCCGCTGTTCGCCCGCGCGGAACCGCGCGTGCTGGAACTCGGCGAACCGCGGCGCAGCGTTCTGGAAGAAGCCGCCGCGCGGGCCCTCGAAGTGGAGATCACGCTGCGCGACGGGTGA